Proteins found in one Pararge aegeria chromosome 12, ilParAegt1.1, whole genome shotgun sequence genomic segment:
- the LOC120628453 gene encoding probable malate dehydrogenase, mitochondrial, translating to MFSRTLKPIASVASQNGVKNFSTSSQKNFKVVVAGAAGGIGQPLGLLLKQNALITRLALYDIAPVTPGVAADLSHMDTAAKVSGHKGPEQLDDAIKGADLVVIPAGVPRKPGMTRDDLFNVNASIVRDLAVCIAKNAPKAIVAIITNPVNSMVPIASEVLKKAGVYDPKRVLGVTTLDVVRAAAFIGEINGVDPQSVSIPVIGGHSGVTIIPLLSQSKPAVKLSDQGKIEALTKRIQEAGTEVVKAKAGGGSATLSMAYAGARLAGAVLRGLKGESNVVECAYIKSDLTEAAYFANPVVLGKNGVEKNLGYGNLNDYEKQLLKDAIPELLKNIKTGEDFAKK from the exons ATGTTTTCCCGCACGTTAAAACCTATCGCCTCAGTGGCTTCACAAAATGGTGTTAAAAACTTCAGCACCTCATCCCAG AAAAACTTCAAAGTTGTGGTGGCTGGGGCAGCTGGAGGTATCGGCCAGCCTTTGGGCTTGTTGTTAAAGCAAAATGCCCTGATAACACGATTGGCCCTGTACGACATCGCACCAGTTACCCCAGGAGTGGCCGCTGACCTGTCCCACATGGACACCGCAGCCAAGGTCAGCGGGCACAAGGGCCCGGAGCAGCTCGACGACGCTATCAAAG GCGCCGACCTGGTGGTGATCCCCGCGGGTGTGCCGCGCAAGCCGGGCATGACCCGCGACGACCTGTTCAACGTGAACGCGTCCATCGTGCGCGACCTGGCCGTCTGCATCGCCAAGAACGCGCCCAAAGCCATCGTGGCCATCATCACTAACCCCGTCAACTCCATGGTACCCATTGCTTCCGAAGTGTTGAAGAAG GCCGGCGTGTACGACCCCAAACGCGTCCTGGGCGTGACAACGCTGGACGTGGTCCGCGCCGCCGCCTTCATCGGCGAGATCAACGGCGTGGACCCCCAGAGCGTCAGCATCCCCGTGATCGGCGGCCACTCGGGCGTCACCATCATCCCGCTGCTGAGCCAGAGCAAGCCCGCCGTCAAGCTGTCCGACCAGGGCAAGATCGAGGCGCTCACCAAGAGGATCCAGGAGGCCGGCACTGAG GTGGTGAAGGCGAAGGCCGGGGGAGGCTCGGCTACGCTGTCGATGGCGTACGCGGGCGCCAGGCTCGCGGGCGCAGTTCTGCGAGGGCTCAAG ggtGAATCCAACGTGGTTGAATGCGCGTATATCAAATCCGACCTAACCGAAGCAGCGTACTTCGCAAACCCCGTAGTCTTAGGCAAAAATGGAGTCGAGAAGAACCTCGGTTACGGAAACCTCAACGACTACGAAAAGCAACTCCTTAAAGACGCCATCCCCGAACTACTGAAGAACATCAAAACCGGCGAAGACTTCGCCAAGAAGTAA
- the LOC120628452 gene encoding vacuolar protein sorting-associated protein 45, with translation MNVVQAVKMYITKMTEESGPGMKVILMDKDTTSIVSMVFSQLEILQKEVYLFERIDSHAKWDNLKHMKCIVFLRPTTENIALLSKELRRPKYGVYFIYFSNVVSKADIKTLAECDEQETVREVQEVFADYLAVDRHLFSFNIVGCLHDRSWNQQHLLRCSQGLLALLLSLKRRPVIRYEAGSEASARLAERVRELVRREAVLMDYNIPFNGDIPPPQLLILDRRDDPVTPLLNQWTYQAMVHELLSINNNRVSLAHVPDVHKDFKEVVLSSEQDEFYAKNLYSNFGEIGQTMKSLMDEFQKKAKSHQKLESIADMKNFVETYPLFKKMSGTVTKHITVVGELSSCVSRHKLLEISELEQELVCHSDHAKHLQRLKSMLANESIRNEDLVKLVSLYGLRYEKNAGNALPALVESLKKRAPDCAKIPVLVLEYGGAHARQSDLFGLQDAEKITKRLFRGLSGVENIYTQHTPLLKDTLEDLIKGKLRENLFPICGGEDLSSGRRPQDIIVFIVGGATYEESLCVRQINQANPGVRVVLGGTHIHNSASFLEEVKSTMQGVHRTHTRHIRNL, from the exons ATGAATGTCGTACAGGctgttaaaatgtatataaccAAAATGACTGAGGAGAGTGGACCCGGAATGAAAGTTATTCTAATGGATAAAGATACA acAAGCATAGTCAGCATGGTATTCAGCCAGTTGGAAATCCTCCAAAAGGAAGTCTACCTGTTTGAGAGGATAGATAGCCATGCAAAGTGGGACAACTTAAAACATATGAAGTGTATTGTATTCCTTCGTCCGACCACAGAGAACATTGCCCTGCTGTCCAAAGAGTTGCGCCGCCCTAAATAtggagtttattttattt attTCAGTAACGTAGTATCAAAGGCTGACATCAAAACACTAGCGGAGTGTGATGAGCAGGAGACAGTTCGTGAGGTGCAGGAGGTGTTTGCAGACTACCTCGCTGTGGACAGACATTTGTTCTCCTTCAACATAGTCGGCTGTTTGCATG ATCGTTCTTGGAACCAGCAACATTTGCTGCGTTGCTCGCAAGGTCTGCTCGCATTACTCCTGTCCCTAAAACGCCGTCCCGTCATACGTTACGAGGCGGGCTCCGAAGCGAGCGCGCGGCTGGCCGAGCGTGTTCGCGAACTTGTTCGGAGGGAGGCCGTGCTAATGGACTACAATATACCGTTCAATGGGGATATACCTCCGCCGCAGCTGTTGATACTGGACAGAAGAGATGATCCAGTCACCCCTTTGCTGAATCAG TGGACGTACCAGGCGATGGTTCACGAGCTGCTGAGCATCAACAACAACCGCGTCAGTCTGGCGCACGTGCCCGACGTGCACAAGGACTTCAAGGAGGTGGTGCTGTCTTCAGAGCAGGACGAGTTCTATGCTAAG AACCTGTACTCCAACTTTGGAGAAATCGGTCAAACGATGAAATCTCTCATGGACGAGTTTCAAAAGAAGGCAAAGAGTCACCAGAAACTGGAAAGCATCGCCGATATGAAGAACTTCGTTGAGACCTACCCGCTGTTCAAG AAAATGTCTGGCACGGTGACGAAGCACATAACTGTGGTGGGCGAGCTGTCGAGCTGCGTGTCGCGCCACAAGCTTCTGGAGATTTCCGAGCTGGAGCAAGAGCTTGTGTGCCACTCGGACCACGCCAAGCATTTGCAG AGATTAAAATCGATGCTCGCCAACGAGTCGATCCGGAACGAAGACCTCGTGAAACTGGTATCACTGTACGGTCTTCGCTACGAGAAAAATGCCGGCAACGCTCTGCCAGCACTCGTAGAGAGCCTTAAGAAGCGAGCTCCTGACTGCGCCAAGATACCCGTCCTTGTTTTGGAGTATGGTGGAGCCCACGCCAGGCAAAGCGATCTATTCGGGCTCCAGGACGCTGAGAAGATCACGAAGAGACTCTTCAGG GGTCTGAGCGGCGTAGAGAACATCTACACCCAACACACACCACTCTTAAAAGACACTCTCGAAGATCTTATAAAGGGAAAACTGCGAGAAAACCTCTTCCCCATCTGTGGTGGTGAAGACTTGTCTTCCGGGCGACGTCCTCAAGACATTATAGTGTTCATAGTCGGTGGCGCGACGTACGAGGAGTCGTTATGCGTGCGCCAGATCAACCAGGCGAACCCTGGGGTCAGAGTGGTGTTGGGTGGGACCCATATACACAATTCCGCGTCGTTCCTAGAGGAGGTCAAATCAACCATGCAGGGCGTGCATAGAACGCATACTAGACATATCAGAAACTTGTAA